TTAAACTTGGGAATAACTCTGGGCGACCCTGCAGGGGTTGGCCCGGAGATACTTGTTAAAAGTTTTCCCTTCCTTGAGAAATTAAGGGCAAATTTTGTAATCTTTGGAGATCTTGCCTTAATCAAAGGTCTGGCTAAGTCCTATCAATTAAAATTGCCCTCCAATTTAAACATAATAAATCTATCTAAGATAAAAATAATTCCAGGCCAGCCCACTGAGGAAAGTCATTTAGCCGCTGTAAAATATATAGAAACTGCTATTGAGAAAAGTTTAAAAGGAGAAATCAGGGGGCTTGTGACCTTGCCCTTGAGTAAAGAGTCCTTTAAAGTATCCGGGCTCCCCTATAGAGGGCATACAGAGTTTTTAGCTGAGAAACTTAGAGCAAAAAGTTTTTGTATGAGTTTTTATGGAAAAAGACTGAAAGTCTCCTTAGCTACCACTCATCTACCTTTAAAAAAGGTCTCTGAAGCTTTAAATCCGGAGAGAATCCTTGAGATAGCTAAACTGAGTTATGACTTTTTGAAAAAGATAAAGAGATCTCATGAGTATATCAAGATTGCCCTTTGTGGTATAAATCCTCATGCAGGTGAAGGAGGACTTCTTGGAGGAGAAGAAAAGGAGATTTTAGTTCCTGTTGTTTCAAGGGCTAAAGAAGAGGGAATTCCCCTTTATGGGCCCTATCCAGCAGATAGCCTTTTTTACTGGGCTTTAAAGGGGAGCTTTGATTATATTATTGCCATTTATCATGATCAGGGTCTTGTGCCCTTTAAAATGCTTCACTTTAAAGATGGGGTTAATGTTACCCTTGGTCTTCCAGTTGTGAGAACCTCTCCTGTCCATGGAACTGCCTATGATATAGCTGGAAAAGGGATAGCGGATCCTACCAGTTTTCAAGCCTCAGTTAATTTGGCTTTGAGATTAATAAAAAAGTGGTAAATTTTTTTCTATGAAA
This window of the Caldimicrobium thiodismutans genome carries:
- the pdxA gene encoding 4-hydroxythreonine-4-phosphate dehydrogenase PdxA — encoded protein: MLNLGITLGDPAGVGPEILVKSFPFLEKLRANFVIFGDLALIKGLAKSYQLKLPSNLNIINLSKIKIIPGQPTEESHLAAVKYIETAIEKSLKGEIRGLVTLPLSKESFKVSGLPYRGHTEFLAEKLRAKSFCMSFYGKRLKVSLATTHLPLKKVSEALNPERILEIAKLSYDFLKKIKRSHEYIKIALCGINPHAGEGGLLGGEEKEILVPVVSRAKEEGIPLYGPYPADSLFYWALKGSFDYIIAIYHDQGLVPFKMLHFKDGVNVTLGLPVVRTSPVHGTAYDIAGKGIADPTSFQASVNLALRLIKKW